A portion of the Bacteroides faecium genome contains these proteins:
- the xseB gene encoding exodeoxyribonuclease VII small subunit, translating into MAAKKETYLQAMERLEKIVRQIDNNELDIDVLSEKIKEANEIIAFCTEKLTKADKEVEKLLKEKRQSEE; encoded by the coding sequence GTGGCAGCTAAAAAAGAAACATATCTTCAGGCGATGGAACGTCTTGAAAAGATCGTTCGCCAGATAGACAATAATGAATTGGATATCGACGTTTTGAGTGAGAAAATCAAAGAAGCCAATGAAATAATTGCCTTTTGTACCGAAAAACTGACGAAAGCCGATAAAGAAGTCGAAAAATTATTGAAAGAAAAGCGGCAGTCTGAAGAATAA